AACCCGGTCGCGAAGGACGGGTCGTGGATCCGGGAGACCTCGGTGAACGTCGCGCCGCCGTCGGTGCTCCGGTAGATCGGCGCGACCCCCGCGGGGAAGCTGATGGTGGCGGCGAGCACCGTTCCGTCGGCCTCGCCCGAGTGCCGCAACCGCACCGCCGTCGGGAACTTCCCGTTGTCCTCCGCCAGCCGCGTACCGCCGGCCGACGTGTCCCGGGCGGCGGTCTCGGCGGCCGGATCGGCGACCGCCCCGCATCCCGTGGCCCCCAGCAGCAACGCGGCCAGCACCGCGCTCACCCGTGCTCCCGATTTCGGCACCGCCATCGTCCCCTCTCCGGCGCGGTCGCACCGCGCACCTGCCCGCGACGTCACGCGGTGATCGGTGCTCAGTGTCGTCAGGGGCGCCGTCGCGCCATACCGCGACACGGCGCCACCCCGGGCGTCGATCGGGCATTCATCGCTGCCCGATCGACGTCTCGCCCCTCCGGCCGGTGAGCGAACGTTCCGCCAGTACAGCCTCACCGGCGCGCACGCCGACGCGGTGGAGTTCACCGTGTCGAGGTCCCGGACGGCGCGACCGCCTACCTCTGCGGTCCGCCCCCCCTTCCTGCGCGCGGTGCGCGGGCAACTGCTGGACCGCGGAGTGGCCCTACGAGGTCTTCGGCCTCGACATGTGCCTGGCGCGGTAGGGCCCAGCTCCGCCGCCCGGCGCCGGTGGGGTTCCGGTGCCAGGGCGGCGGTTCAGGACCACTCCGGGCCGTCGGGAAAGCTGAAGCGGCGCAACGAATCCCGGCGGATCTCCGCGCTGTAGCCCGGCGCCTCCGGCGGCAGGTAGCGACCGTCGCGCATCCGGACCGGGTCGACGAAGTGCTCGTGCAGGTGGTCGACGTACTCGACGACGCGGTCGTCGAGCGAGCCGCTCACCGCCACGTAGTCGAAGATCGACAAGTGCTGCACCAGCTCGCACAGGCCCACTCCCCCGGCGTGCGGGCACACCGGGACACCGCGCGCCGCCGCCAGCAGCAGCACCGCGACGGCCTCGTTGACCCCGGCGAGCCGGCACGCGTCGAGCTGGCAGATGCCGATCGCCTCCGCCTGCAGGAACTGCTTGAACATCACCGCGTTGTGCCCGTGCTCTCCGGTGGCGACGTGCGTCGGGGCGATGGCGCGCTGGATCGCGGCGTGCCCGAGCACGTCGTCGGGGCTGGTGGGTTCCTCGAACCAGTGGATGTCGAACTCGGAGAGGCCACGGTGCCAGCGGATCGCGTCCTGCACGCCGAGCGTCTGGTTCGCGTCGATCATCAGCCGCCGCTGCGGGCCGAGCACCTCGCGGGCGATGCGGCAGCGCCGCCGGTCGTCGTCGAGGTCCGCGCCGACCTTCAGCTTCACCGAACCCCACCCGGCGTCCACCGCTTCCCGGCACAGCCGCCGCAGCTTGTCGTCGTCGTAACCGAGCCAGCCCGCGCTGGTGGTGTAGGCGGGATAGCCGGACTCGCGGACGTGGCGCTCCCGTTCGGCGCGGCCGGGTTCCGCGGCGCGCAGCAGGTCCAGCGCCGCCGCCGGGCTCAGCTCGTCGCGCAGGTACCGCCAGTCCACCAGGTCGACCAGCTGCTCCGGGGGCATGTCGGCGAGCAGCTTCCACACCGGTTCGCCCGCGATCTTCGCCGCCAGGTCCCAGACGGCGTTGACCACGGCCGCCGTCGCCAAGTGCAGCACGCCCTTGTCCGGTCCGAGCCAGCGCAGCTGGCTGTCGGCGGCCAGGTGCCGGGCGAAGCCGCCGAGGTCCGCGGTGATCTCCTCGACGGGCAGCCCGGTCGCCCGCCGCGCGACGGCCTCGACGGCGGCGACGACGAGCTCGTTGCCGCGGCCGATGGTGAAGGTGAACCCGTGGCCCTCGGGGGCGCGCGGGTGGTCGGTGCGCAGCACCAGGTAGGCCGCCGAGTAGTCCGGCGCCGGATTCATCGCGTCGGAACCGTCGAGCTCCCGCGACGTGGGGAACCGCAGGTCCACGGTCTCGAAGTCCAGGATGCGGGCGGTCATCGGCGGCTCCTCGCTGCGGTCGGCCCCGGCGCGTGCCGAGTCCTTGCGGAACGGTTCGCGTGACGGATCGGGGGCGGAATCTCAGCGGCCACCTCGCCGACGGGACGCGGAACGAAGACCATTCTGCAAAAACGCGCTCGCCCCCACCAGAGGGAACGCCCGACGGTAGGAGGAATCCCGTTGTCCCGCACGGGATTCCTCCCTCCGGCGAGACGGAGCTCAGGCCACGGGGCGCCGGGCTCGCTCGACCGCCGCGACCAGCGGGGTCTCCGGGTCCGTCAGGGCCGCGCGGATCCACGCCACCTTCTCGGGATTCGCGCGCTCCGGGCTTCCCGCGTCGAACGGCGGCGCCGGGTCGTACTCCAGGGCGAGCTGCGCGAACTCGGCGGTGTCGTCGCCGAACATCCTCGCCACCAGCGTCAGCCCGAAGTCGATGCCCGCCGTGACACCACCGCCGGTGATCCGGTTGCCGTCCGCGCACACCCGCTGCGCGGCCACCTCCACCCCGAGCCGGCCCAGCAGCTCGCGGGTGCTCCAGTGCGTCGCCGCCCGGTGCCCGTCGAGCAGCCCGGCCGCCGCCAGCACCATGGAACCGGTGCACACGGACGTGACGTACCCGGCGGTGGCGCCGCGGTCGGCGAGGAACGCCAGCGCCGCCTCGTCGGCCATCACCTCGCTGACGTCACCGCCGGGCACGAACAGCACGTCGACCTCGGCCGGGCAGTCCTCGGTGGTGGTCGTCGGCACGATCCGCACCCCGCTGTCGCAGCGCACCGGTCCCGGTGCGACCGCGACCAGCGACACCCGCATGCCCGCTGCCGTGAACACCGCCTGCGGACCCACCAGGTCCAGCAGCGTCATGCCGTCGAACACCAGCATCGCCACCGTGCGGGCGGGCACGTCCGCGTCGAGGGCGGAAATCAGCTTGTCGGTCATCAGTTCTCCGTCGTTCGGTCGGTCCGATGACCTCACGCTAAGGATGATCGACTCCGGGTGACCGGGGCGAAATGGACAGGTTCCGCCGAGTTCCCGCCGATCACCGGCGGCCCGGGGCCGACGCGTCCAGACCGAACAGGTCGTAGAGCCGCTGCTGGACCTCGGTGCGATCGGTGATCACCCGGCGGGTGCGCGGCCTGCCTCCGGTAGACGGGTAGCGCAGCACCGTCTCCTGGATGTCGGCGAGCTGCTCGAACAGCTCCCGCACCGACAGGTCCAGTCCGGCCTCGGTCGCCTCCTGCCGCATCAGGTGCAGCACCGCCACCGCCAGCACCGAGATCATCCGGTGCACCGCGATCGCGTCCCCGCCTCCCGGCGACTGCGGCGCGCTGAGCCTGCCGAACGTGGAGTCCAGGTGGTAGCGGGCGCGGTAGGCGGTGATCACGTCCGCGGCCCGCCACGAATCCCGGTCGGTGACCAGCAGCTGCTTGCCGAAGAACTCGGCGGCGACCCGGCGACGAGCGGTGCCGTCGATGTGCCAGTGCAGCCGCATCTCGCCCGGCGTCGACCCGTGCAGCGCCGTCACCAGCACCCGCTCCACCCAGCGCACCCGGGTGATCCGGGAGATCTCCGCGAGCACGTGGTCCCGCGAACGCCGGTTGCCGCCCGCGGCCAGCGCCTCGGCGAGCCCGTCCAGGCGCCGCGCCGCCTGGCCCAGCGCTTCGGTGAACCCGCGCGCCTGCGCCGCGTGCAGCGTCTCGGAGTGGGTGAGGATGACGCGCCTGCTCACCCCGTCCATCACGATCCGCGTGTCCAGCGCCGTCAGCCCCGGCAACCGCCGCTGGTCC
This window of the Saccharopolyspora gloriosae genome carries:
- a CDS encoding enolase C-terminal domain-like protein; its protein translation is MTARILDFETVDLRFPTSRELDGSDAMNPAPDYSAAYLVLRTDHPRAPEGHGFTFTIGRGNELVVAAVEAVARRATGLPVEEITADLGGFARHLAADSQLRWLGPDKGVLHLATAAVVNAVWDLAAKIAGEPVWKLLADMPPEQLVDLVDWRYLRDELSPAAALDLLRAAEPGRAERERHVRESGYPAYTTSAGWLGYDDDKLRRLCREAVDAGWGSVKLKVGADLDDDRRRCRIAREVLGPQRRLMIDANQTLGVQDAIRWHRGLSEFDIHWFEEPTSPDDVLGHAAIQRAIAPTHVATGEHGHNAVMFKQFLQAEAIGICQLDACRLAGVNEAVAVLLLAAARGVPVCPHAGGVGLCELVQHLSIFDYVAVSGSLDDRVVEYVDHLHEHFVDPVRMRDGRYLPPEAPGYSAEIRRDSLRRFSFPDGPEWS
- a CDS encoding DJ-1/PfpI family protein, which gives rise to MTDKLISALDADVPARTVAMLVFDGMTLLDLVGPQAVFTAAGMRVSLVAVAPGPVRCDSGVRIVPTTTTEDCPAEVDVLFVPGGDVSEVMADEAALAFLADRGATAGYVTSVCTGSMVLAAAGLLDGHRAATHWSTRELLGRLGVEVAAQRVCADGNRITGGGVTAGIDFGLTLVARMFGDDTAEFAQLALEYDPAPPFDAGSPERANPEKVAWIRAALTDPETPLVAAVERARRPVA